AGACAGAATAGCTAAATATAACCAACTTCTAAGAATAGAAGAAGAACTAGGAAGCACTGCTGAATATCATGGCAAAGACGTTTTTTATTCTATTAAGAAAAAGTAAGAAAGGCCCCAAAGGGGGCTTTCTTCAAAAAGATGCAAAAATAATTCTCTATCTTTTTGAGAACTGGAAGCTCTTCCTAGCCTTCCTTCGACCAAATTTCTTACGTTCAACTTTTCTTGAATCCCTAGTTAAAAACCCATTAGATTTAAGAACCATTCTATGCTCATCATCTAGTGCAAAAAGAGCCCTTGCAATCCCATGCCTAATAGCGCCTGCCTGCCCTGTGATGCCCCCACCACAAACATTCACATAAACATCATATTTCCCAAGAGTATTCGTTAAAACCAAAGGCGCTAAAGCAAGAGTTCTCAGATTTTCAAGTTGAACATAAGCATCCAAACTCCTACCATTAATTCTAACCTCGCCCTTACCCTCTCTAATATAAACCCTAGCAACGGAAGTCTTCCGTCTTCCCGTACCCATCGACAAATTAATACCCTTAACACCCACCTTCGTCATTTTTCCTCTCTTAATCCAATTCTAATTTATAAGGGTTCTGCGCCCTAAGATTATGCTCAGACCCAGCGAAAACTCTAAGACTCCTAAAGAGCTCACGCCCCAGAGGACCCTTCGGTAACATGCCCTTAATAGCTATTTCAAGAGGAGCCGTTGGTTTCCTCTCAACCAATGTTCTAAAAGTATCAGAATAAAGACCCCCCGGATACCTTGAATGCCTGTAATAAATCTTTTGATTATGCTTCTTACCCGTAAGCCTAATCTTTGAAGCGTTGACAATTATAACATTATCACCCAAATCCTGATGAGGAGTATAATAAGCCTTATGTTTCCCTCTCAAAATCTTAACCGCTTCCGTAGCAACTCTACCAAGCACCTTACCAGCAGCATCAATAACGCACCACCTCTTCTCCACAAACCTAGGCCTAACCCATATTGTCTTGTTCTCAGTTATTCTATTCATAGCAACCACAGTCCCCTACTAGATATTCTACAAAATCACGCCTCTCAAGTCTACTATTTGTAAGATAACCTGTCAATATTGGCAGCTTAATCTACCCTGTAGACTAAAAGAAACCTTTCTAAACCTATCCAAATCCCCTTTAGAAAATTTTAAAGGAACAAACGAAGGATTGTTAAAGATAGGATTAATTAAATATCCATTATTTAAATATTCATTAAAAACTTCAAAATGATGCTCAGATTTATAAAGAGGGAACATATATCTGTTTATTATCCTAAACATAGGAGTAGAAAAAATACCAAAATCAACTTTCTCGCTTCCTTCATAAGAAATAATCTTAGCAAGCACATGCCTAGCAGCTGCTAAAGTTAAAGCATCAAGGCTGTCCCTGAACTCTATTTTTCTAGACAAATTATCTACAATAACAATGCTAATAGACATACACCCTGGCATTGGAATATTTACAAGCATAGGATACCTAAAATTATTAAATCCGACCCTAAATTCATATATTCCCTGATCCTCCTCCCAAGGCTTACTAAAATAATGCTGCCCCGTTAAAGATAATAAAAAATCCCTAGCATCCCTTTCAAATTTAAAAACATGCACACAACCCGCCTTTTTAAAAAAAGAAAAAAAAACATTCTCAAATTGTTTTCTAAATATGGAAGGATAAGAAGCCGTAAGCCCCCTTGAAAAGGTTTGCTTAAGAACAAGATTTAACCCCTGAATCCTATGCCCCAGAAAATTATTGCCCCCATTTAAATATAAATCCAAATACCTATTACCCTTAATATCATAAAGGTAAAAAAACCTTGCTCTTTTAATAATTGGAAGGCAACTCATTAAAGACTCGCTACACATCCTTTAATTTATCCATCAAAATTTCATTTGCAAGCACCGGATCAACCTTTCCAGTAGTTTTCTTCATAACTTGCCCCATCATAAATTTCAAAGCATTGCTTTTACCCTTTCTGTAGAGCTCAATCGACTTAAGATTTTCATTTAAAACTTCAATCACAACCGATTCAATCAAAAACTTATCGCTTATCTGTTCTAAATTTTTTTCACTAACAATTAAAGAAGGAGAAGCGTTAGTATGAAGCATTTCCACAAAAATCTCCTTAGCAATCCTTCCGCTTACCCTCTTACTAACGATAAGTTCAACAAGTTCCCCAATATATGACGGAGGTATACCGAATTCAAGTATATCTACTTCTCTCTCATTAAGCACACCTAATACTTCAGACAATATCCAATTGGCCACCCTCTTAGGATCACTTGAACACAAAGCCGCATCTTCAAAATATTTAAGTAAATTTTTATCAGAAGCTAAGGTGATAACATCAAAATC
This is a stretch of genomic DNA from Borrelia sp. P9F1. It encodes these proteins:
- the rpsI gene encoding 30S ribosomal protein S9, whose translation is MTKVGVKGINLSMGTGRRKTSVARVYIREGKGEVRINGRSLDAYVQLENLRTLALAPLVLTNTLGKYDVYVNVCGGGITGQAGAIRHGIARALFALDDEHRMVLKSNGFLTRDSRKVERKKFGRRKARKSFQFSKR
- the rplM gene encoding 50S ribosomal protein L13 yields the protein MNRITENKTIWVRPRFVEKRWCVIDAAGKVLGRVATEAVKILRGKHKAYYTPHQDLGDNVIIVNASKIRLTGKKHNQKIYYRHSRYPGGLYSDTFRTLVERKPTAPLEIAIKGMLPKGPLGRELFRSLRVFAGSEHNLRAQNPYKLELD